One Halostella limicola genomic window carries:
- a CDS encoding ribosome biogenesis/translation initiation ATPase RLI, protein MAQDSIAVVDLDRCQPDRCNYECKNYCPPNRTGKECITLRGEEADEGEPDQIRISEEICLGETCGICVEKCPFDAIEIINLPQELQDDPAHRYGENAFSLYGLPVPQEGQVTGILGPNGIGKTTAVRILAGEMVPNLGQHEAEVDWDDALDAYRGTELQDYIEAVKDGDVTVARKPQYVDQIPGQFDGNTRQLLERTDERGDLDYLVERLSIGPVMDQDIDNLSGGELQRVAIAACLAREADFYFLDEITPYLDIGQRVTVARLIRELAEEGDKSMLVVEHDLAILDLLADNLHVTYGEPGAYGVVTSPKSVRNGINEYLAGYLDNENMRIRPEAIEFEQHAPRPVSTSETLVEYPDLSHSYGEGEFSLDVEGGEIRENEVLGIVGPNGIGKSTFAQLLTGDLEPDEGEVDFSLDISYKPQYIEIDQHMRVDAFLSSITDQFGSSYWNTEIAQPLQLERIMEQNLNDLSGGERQRVAIAACLSEDADIYLLDEPSAHLDVEQRVQATRAIRRYAESQDATVLVIDHDIYMIDLLSDRLMVFDGEPAERGHAGQPQDMRSGMNDFLANLEITFRRDERVGRPRINKPGSQLDREQRSEGEYYYAP, encoded by the coding sequence ATGGCCCAGGACAGCATCGCGGTCGTGGACCTCGATCGGTGTCAGCCCGACCGCTGTAACTACGAGTGCAAGAACTACTGCCCGCCGAACCGGACCGGCAAGGAGTGCATCACGCTCCGCGGCGAGGAGGCGGACGAGGGCGAGCCCGACCAGATCCGCATCAGCGAGGAGATCTGTCTGGGCGAGACCTGCGGCATCTGCGTCGAGAAGTGCCCGTTCGACGCCATCGAGATCATCAACCTGCCCCAGGAGCTCCAGGACGACCCGGCCCACCGCTACGGCGAGAACGCCTTCTCGCTGTACGGGCTTCCCGTCCCGCAGGAGGGACAGGTCACCGGTATCCTCGGTCCGAACGGCATCGGGAAGACGACCGCCGTCCGCATCCTCGCGGGCGAGATGGTCCCGAACCTCGGCCAGCACGAGGCCGAGGTCGACTGGGACGACGCCCTCGACGCCTACCGGGGCACGGAGCTACAGGACTACATCGAGGCCGTCAAGGACGGCGACGTGACGGTCGCCCGCAAGCCGCAGTACGTCGACCAGATCCCCGGTCAGTTCGACGGCAACACCCGGCAGCTGCTGGAGCGGACCGACGAGCGCGGCGACCTCGATTACCTCGTCGAGCGCCTCTCGATCGGCCCCGTGATGGACCAGGACATCGACAACCTCTCCGGGGGCGAGCTCCAGCGGGTCGCCATCGCGGCGTGTCTCGCCCGGGAGGCCGACTTCTACTTCCTCGACGAGATCACGCCCTACCTCGACATCGGCCAGCGCGTCACCGTCGCCCGCCTCATCCGCGAGCTCGCGGAGGAGGGCGACAAGTCGATGCTCGTCGTCGAGCACGACCTCGCGATCCTCGACCTCCTCGCGGACAACCTCCACGTGACGTACGGCGAACCCGGCGCGTACGGCGTCGTCACCTCGCCGAAGTCCGTCCGCAACGGGATCAACGAGTACCTCGCGGGCTACCTCGACAACGAGAATATGCGCATCCGGCCGGAGGCCATCGAGTTCGAGCAGCACGCGCCCCGCCCGGTCTCGACCTCCGAGACGCTCGTCGAGTACCCCGACCTCTCGCACAGCTACGGCGAGGGCGAGTTCTCGCTCGACGTGGAAGGCGGCGAGATCCGCGAGAACGAGGTGCTCGGCATCGTCGGCCCGAACGGCATCGGGAAGTCGACGTTCGCCCAGCTGCTCACCGGCGACCTCGAACCCGACGAGGGCGAGGTCGACTTCTCGCTGGACATCTCCTACAAACCCCAGTACATCGAGATCGACCAGCACATGCGGGTCGACGCCTTCCTCTCCTCGATCACCGACCAGTTCGGCAGCTCGTACTGGAACACGGAGATCGCCCAGCCGCTCCAGCTGGAGCGGATCATGGAGCAGAACCTGAACGACCTCTCCGGCGGCGAGCGCCAGCGCGTCGCCATCGCGGCGTGTCTCTCCGAGGACGCCGACATCTACCTGCTCGACGAACCGAGCGCGCACTTAGACGTCGAACAGCGGGTGCAGGCGACCCGCGCGATCCGGCGCTACGCCGAGAGCCAGGACGCGACGGTGCTGGTCATCGACCACGACATCTACATGATCGACCTGCTGTCGGACCGCCTGATGGTGTTCGACGGCGAACCCGCAGAGCGCGGTCACGCGGGCCAACCGCAGGACATGCGCTCCGGGATGAACGACTTCCTCGCGAACCTGGAGATCACCTTCCGGCGCGACGAGCGCGTCGGCCGGCCGCGAATCAACAAGCCCGGCAGCCAGCTCGACCGCGAGCAGCGCTCCGAGGGCGAGTACTACTACGCGCCCTGA
- a CDS encoding EMC6-like membrane protein, producing MATEQAEVEGMDSHLRSITVTSLASIGGIAAALLSSVMTSGMSPAAAATHQPAQLVVLAVVLVQIPLYRVLGVYGEDGPGTKDYLFIAFMTFSLWFVTWGIMLETGFQV from the coding sequence ATGGCGACCGAACAAGCCGAAGTCGAGGGGATGGACTCCCATCTCCGATCTATCACGGTCACGTCGCTCGCGTCCATCGGCGGGATCGCAGCGGCGCTGCTCTCGTCCGTGATGACGTCGGGCATGTCGCCGGCAGCGGCCGCGACCCACCAGCCGGCCCAGCTCGTCGTTCTCGCGGTCGTTCTCGTACAGATCCCCCTCTACAGGGTTCTGGGCGTGTACGGAGAGGACGGTCCCGGCACGAAGGACTACCTCTTCATCGCGTTCATGACCTTCTCGCTCTGGTTCGTGACGTGGGGCATCATGCTCGAAACCGGTTTCCAGGTCTAA
- a CDS encoding MarR family transcriptional regulator has product MAGSDEELEDLPPSAKLVFKVLEYDGPLTQKQIVQESMLSARTVRYALERLQEIGRVDEDVYFADARQSLYELTEQEQEQSVEADGGPEPNGSEGEEAEPCRCAE; this is encoded by the coding sequence ATGGCTGGATCAGACGAGGAGCTCGAGGACCTTCCGCCGAGCGCGAAGTTGGTTTTCAAAGTACTCGAATACGACGGGCCGCTCACGCAGAAGCAGATCGTCCAGGAGTCGATGCTCTCGGCGCGGACCGTGCGCTACGCGCTCGAACGCCTCCAGGAGATCGGCCGGGTCGACGAGGACGTCTACTTCGCCGACGCCCGACAGAGCCTCTACGAACTCACGGAACAGGAGCAAGAACAGTCCGTCGAGGCCGACGGCGGTCCCGAACCGAACGGTTCCGAGGGCGAGGAAGCCGAGCCCTGCCGCTGCGCCGAGTGA